TCTTCCCAAAAATCTCTTCTTGCAGGCGACGACCAGTTGGCGTTGCTGCAAGTCCACCTTCTGCTGTTTCACGAAGTGCTACTGGCATCGTTTGTCCGATTCTAAACATTGCCTCAATTACTTCATCACATGGAATTGTACTCGTTACACCAGCTAATGCTAAATCTGCTGAAATCATCGCATTTGCAGCTCCTGCTGCATTACGTTTTACACAAGGTACTTCTACAAGTCCTGCAACAGGATCACACACTAAACCAAGCATGTTCTTTAATGAAATTGCCATCGCTGTAGCTGCTTGATCTTGTGTTCCACCAGCCATCTCAACTGCAGCTGCAGCCGCCATTCCACTTGCTGAACCAACTTCAGCTTGGCATCCTCCCGCTGCACCAGAAATACAAGCGTTATTCGCAACAACCATACCGAAAGCTCCTGCTGTAAATAAGAATTCAATCATTTCTTCACGTGTAGGCTGCAATTTTTCTCTTAGTGCAAATAGTACACCTGGCACTGTTCCAGCAGACCCTGCTGTTGGTGTTGCACAAATAATTCCCATCGCCGCGTTTACTTCATTTGTTGCAACAGCTTTGCTTACTGCGTCCAAAATCGTATCTCCTGATAAGCCTTTTCCGCTCTT
This genomic interval from Bacillus thuringiensis contains the following:
- the sdaAA gene encoding L-serine ammonia-lyase, iron-sulfur-dependent, subunit alpha, yielding MFRNAAELVAQAKEQNVKIAEIMIQCEMETRSISREEVIAGMEKNLVVMEQAVERGIRGVKSPTGLTGGDAVKVQAYMKSGKGLSGDTILDAVSKAVATNEVNAAMGIICATPTAGSAGTVPGVLFALREKLQPTREEMIEFLFTAGAFGMVVANNACISGAAGGCQAEVGSASGMAAAAAVEMAGGTQDQAATAMAISLKNMLGLVCDPVAGLVEVPCVKRNAAGAANAMISADLALAGVTSTIPCDEVIEAMFRIGQTMPVALRETAEGGLAATPTGRRLQEEIFGKNNN